CGCCGCTGGCCACATAGCGGCGCAGCCAGGCTTCAGGAATCGCCGCAAAGCGAACCCGCGAAATGCTGAGCGCCTGCGCCTGCTTGGGGCTTTGCCCCTCCATCCAGGCCAGGCTCACGGCGGTCAGCACCTGATGCGTCCGGCCCGACAGGCGCTGGAGCATGGCCAGCGCCTCCTCGGCATCGGCCGGCTTGCCCAGGATGTCGCCTCCCAAGGCCACCGTGGTGTCCGAGCACAGGATGGGGCGCTCGGGCAGGCCGCGCGCCTGGCGGCGCAGCAGCGCAGCACCCAATTTGTTGGCGGTGGCACGCCGCACATAGTCCTCGGGCACCTCGCCCGCCACCAGGGCCTCCAGCCCCTCCGCATCCTCTTCGGGGCCGGGCAGCAGCAGCTCGTGGGTCACACCCAGTTGATCGAGCAGCTGACGCCGGCGCGGACTCTGGGAGGCGAGATAAATCAAAGCGTTCATTCGCGGTGATAGGGATGACCGGCCGTGATGGACCAGGCGCGGTAGAGGCCCTCAACCAGCAGCACCCGCGCCATCGCATGCGGCAGGGTCAGATCGGAGAGGCGCAGACGCTCATCCGCACTCTGGCGCAGGGCCGGATCCAGCCCATCGGGCCCGCCCATGTACATCACCACATCGCGGCCGTCGAGCTTCCAACCTTCCAGGCGCTGCGCCAATTGCACGCTGGTCAGCCGATCGCCGCGCTCGTCCAGCACCACGCGCCGCGCGCCCTTGGGGGTGGCCGCGATCAGGCGCTCGGCCTCCAGCGCCATCATCTGCGCGGCGGTCTTGCCCGTGGTGCGGGGCTCGGCCTTCACGGTCTTGAGCGTGAAGGGCAGATCGGGCGGAAAGCGCTTGGCAAAGTCAGCCGTGGCCTCATCCGCCCAAGCGGGCAGACGCTGACCCACGGCCAGCAGCAGCAACTGCACTTAGCGAGCGGCCTTCTTGGCGGGGGCCTTCTTTGCAGGCGCCTTGACCGGGGCGGCTTTGACCGCCACCTTCTTGGCCGGGGCCTTCTTCGCCGGAGCCGCCGCCTTCTTGGCCGGGGCTGCTGCAGCCACCTTTATCGCCGGTTTGGCCGGGCTGGCCGCACTGACCTTCTTGGCGGGTGCAGCCACCTTCTTCGCCGGGGCGGCGCGTTTGGCGGGGGCTGCAGCGCTCGTGCTGGTCTTGGCCGGCGCGGCACGCTTGGCCGGCGCGCGAGGAGTGGACGCACGCTTGGCAGGGGCCGCCTTCTTCTCGGCGGCGGCTGCACGCGCGGCGGCTTTTTCCGAGCGCGTCATCGGCAGGGCCACGGGCTCGTTCTTCAGGGCCTCGGCGGCACTGCCCGAGCGGCGCGACCCGCCGCTCTTGCTGGCCTTCTTGGCCGCGGGTTTGGCGGCGCCGTCTTCGCTGGCCTTGACCAGGCCCTTGGCGGCGCCCAGCTTCATGGCCACGGGCTTCTCGCCCCAGATCTCTTCAAGGTGGTAGTAGTCGCGGATCTGCGGTTGCATCACGTGCACCACGGCGGCGCCGCAGTCCACGATGATCCACTCGCCGTTGTCCTCGCCCTCGGTGCGCATGATGTCGAAGCCGGCCTTCTTGACCGCATCGCGCACGCTGCTGGCCAGCGCGCGGGTTTGGCGGTTGCTGGTGCCGCTGGCCACGATCACGCGCTCGAACAAGGGGCTCAGATGCTCGGTATTGAAGACCTGGATGCCTTGCGCCTTGACGTCTTCCAGGCCGTCCACGATGGCCCGTTGCAGTTTGCGAATGTCCATGGGGTTGATGCGGCGTCAGGCGCCGTTAAGAGGGTGTTGGGCAATATAGCCGGCCACTTCGGGGCCGACCATGGGGGTGATGTCCTCGCCACGCGACAGCGCGGCCCGGATTTTTGTGGCACTGACGGCGTCCGCCGGCAGCGCCAGAACTTGCATGCGATGGGGCGGCAGCGCCGGGTCAGCCGTCACCGCCTGGCCTGCGCGCGCTGCCACGGCCAAGCTGCAGGCGCCCAGCAAGGCGTCCACATGCTTCCAGGTGGAGAGCCGGCCGTACTGGTCCTGTCCCATCACCAGCCACCACTGTGCGCCGGGATGGCACTGCTGCAGGCGCTGCAGCGTGCCCCAGCTGGTGCTTGGCTCGGGGTCCTGCAGTTCCAGCTCAGAGACTTCCACCGGGGCCAGGCCCTGCATCTGCAGCCGCGTCATCGCCAGCCGGTCTGCGCCCGGGGCGATGGCATAGCCTTGCTGGCCTTCCTTCTGCCAGGGGCGACCTGCGGGCATGACGATCAAACGGTCCAGATCCAGTTGCTGGCAGGCCAGGGCCGCCAGCGCACGATGCGCCCGATGGGGCGGGTTGAAGCTGCCGCCAAACAGACCAATCCTTGGGGGCTGGCGATTCGTCAAAGCCACAGCGCCGTGGCCTGGGCGTCAGCCCAGTCGCGCGGCGGCAGAAAGTCGGTATAGAGCTTGGCCTCGGGCGTGCCGAGCTCGGGCTCCCACTGATAACGCCAATTGGCCTGCGGCGGCATCGACAGCAGGATGGACTCGGTGCGCCCGCCCGATTGCAGGCCGAACAGGGTGCCCCGGTCCCAGACCAGATTGAACTCGACGTAACGGCCGCGCCGGTAGGCCTGGAAGTCGCGCTGGCGCTGCTCGTAGGCATAGCCCTGGCGGCGCTCGACGATGGGGGCGTAAGCCGGCAAAAAGGCATCGCCCACCTGGCGCATCAGGGCAAAGCCAGCGTCAAATCCGCCCTCCTCGAAGTCGTCGAAGAAGATGCCGCCGATGCCACGCGCCTCGCCCCGGTGCTTGAGGAAGAAGTACTCGTCGCAGGCGGGCTTCATGCGTGCGTAGTGCGCCGGGCCGACGGCCTCGCGGCAGACGCGATGGAAATGCTGGGCATCGCGCTCGAAGCCGTAATAAGGCGTCAGGTCCATGCCGCCGCCAAACCAGCTCACCGCCGGCCCGCCCTCGGGCTGGGCGCTGAGCATGCGCACATTCAGATGCACCGTGGGCACAAAGGGGTTGTGCGGATGAATGACCAGGCTCACCCCCAGGGCCTCGAAAGGCGCGCCAGCCAGATGCGGCCGCGCCGCCGTGGCTGAAGGCGGCAGCACCCTGCCCTTCACATGACTGAACAGCACCGCCGCGCGCTCGAACACCGGGCCGCCCTCCAGCATGCGCGAAAGGCCCTCGCCCTCCAGCCGGCCGCCGGGCTCACGCTGCCAGGGATCGGTGGCAAAGGGGGTGCCGTCCAAGGCCTCCAGGCCGCTGACGATGCGCTGCTGCAGATCCAGCAGGTAGGCGCGGACGGTGTCGGTTTGCAGATTCATGAAGACTTGAGTTGGATCGGGCTGGCCAGCTCGGGCTTGCAGCCCTTCTTGTCACCCAGCACGGCGCGGAAGGTGGCGAAGTCGCGCTCCAGCTCGCCGCTGGGTTGCACGAAGTCCACGATGCCAAAGGTCTTGCTCGGGAAGTCAAAGTAGGCCAGGCCGACCGGCACCTGGGCCTGCACGGCTACGTGATAGGCCCCGCCGCGCCAGCCTGGCACATAGGAGCGCGTCCCCTCGGGGGCCGCGGCCAGCCAGAAGAACTCTTCGGCTTGTTTGGCTGCCTTCACCTGGGCCACGGTGGCGCCCACCAGGCCCTTGGGGTTCTTGCGGTCCACCGGGATGCCGCCAATCCAGCGCGCCCAGGCACCGATGACCGGAATCTTGAACAGACTGTCCTTGCCCCAGTAGCGCACCGGCACGCCGATGGCCCACTTGACCAGCACGCCGATCACGAAGTCCCAGTTCGAGGTGTGCGGGTAGACCAGCACCACCCCTTGGCGAGTGGGGAAGCCCTCGAACAGCACGCGCCAGCCGAATAGGGCCAGCAGGCCCCGCGCCAGCGCGCTGCCGCGCGGCTTGAACTCGGGCCGACCGTGCAGGCGCTGCAGCGGGAGTGGATTCATGCTGGGGTCCACTTGCGGGAGATCACTTCCAGGAGATCACTTGCGAGTGACTGCGCGGTGACCGATGTCTCGGCGCAGCTGCAGGCCGTCGAAGTGGATGCCTTCCAGCAGCTCATAGGCGCGGGTCTGCGCCACGCGCACCGACTCGCCCAAGGCCGTGGCGCACAACACACGGCCGCCGCTGGTGACCAGCTGGCCCTGTGCGTTGGCGGCCGTACCGGCGTGAAACACCATGGCGTCATCCTGGTCCGCAGGCAGGCCGCTGATCACATCGCCCTTGCGCGGGTTCATCGGGTAGCCATGCGCGGCCAGCACCACGCCGAGCGCGGCACGGCGGTCCCATTGCAGCTCCTGCTCCATCAGGCGGCCGTCGGTGGCGGCATAGAGCAGCTCGAACAGATCGCTCTTGAGGCGCATCAGGATGGGCTGGGTCTCGGGGTCGCCCAGGCGCGCATTGAATTCGATGGTGTAGGGCCGCCCCTCGGCATCGATCATCAAACCGGCGTAAAGGAAGCCGGTGAACGGAATGCCGTCCTTGGCCATGCCGGCAATCGTCGGGCCGATGATTTCGTGCATCGCCTTGGCGTGCACATTGGGCGTCACCACCGGCGCAGGCGAATAGGCGCCCATGCCGCCGGTGTTGGGGCCTTCGTCGCCATCCAGCAGACGCTTGTGGTCCTGGCTGGTGGCCAGGGCCTGCACGTTCATACCGTCACTGATGACGATGAAACTGGCTTCCTCGCCCTGCAGGAACTGCTCGATCACGACCCGGGCGCCGTCCACGTTGTGGCTCACGCCCAGCGTGTTGTCGCGCAGGATCATGTCGATGGCCGCATGGGCCTCATCCAGCGTCATCGCCACCACCACGCCCTTGCCGGCGGCCAGGCCGTCGGCCTTGATGACGATGGGGGCGCCCTGCGCGTCCACATAGGCGTGGGCGGCATCGGCCTCGCTGAAGACTTCGTAGCGCGCCGTCGGGATGCCATGCCGGGCCATGAAGTCCTTGGCGAAGGCCTTGGAGCTTTCCAACTGCGCCGCACCCTTGGTGGGGCCAAAGATGCGCAGGCCGCGGCCGCGGAAGATGTCCACCACGCCGGCCGCCAGCGGCGCCTCGGGGCCCACCACGGTCAGCGCAATCTTGTTGGCCTCGGCCCAATCTGCCAGCTCATGCGGATTGCTGATAGGCAGGTTCTTCAGCCGCTCGTCGCGCAAGGTGCCGCCATTGCCCGGCGCCACAAAGACCTGGGTCACCCGCTGGCCCTGCGCCAGCTTCCAGGCCAGGGCGTGTTCGCGGCCGCCGTTGCCAATGACAAGAACGCGCATCAGGGCAGATCCAGTTCAGCGTTGTGATAGACGTTTTGCACGTCGTCCAGGTCTTCAATCACGTCGAGCAGCTTTTGCATGCGCGCGGCGTCGTCGCCGGCCAGCGCAATGTTGTTCTCGGCACGCATGGTCACCTCGGCGATCTCGGCCTTGAAACCCTTGGCCTCCAGCGCATCGCGCACGGCCTCGAAATCGGCTGCGGCGGTCAGCACCTCGATGGCGCCATCGTCACCGGTGATCACGTCCTCGGCGCCGGCGTCCAGTGCCGCCTCCATCAGCGCGTCTTCCGACGTACCCGGGGCGAAGATCAGCTGGCCGCAGTGCTTGAACTGGAAGGCCACCGAACCCTCGGTGCCCAGATTGCCGCCGTATTTGCTGAAGGCATGCCGCACTTCGGCCACCGTGCGCACGCGGTTGTCCGTCATCGTGTCCACGATGATGGCCGCGCCGCCAATGCCATAGCCCTCGTAGCGGATTTCTTCGTAGGTCACGCCCTCGAGGTTGCCGGTGGCCTTGTCCACATTGCGCTTGATGTTGTCGGCCGGCATGTTGGCGGCCTTGGCGTTGGCAATGGCCAAGCGCAGGCGCGGATTCATCGCAATGTCGCCGCCACCGCTGCGGGCCGCGACGATGATTTCACGCGTCAGCCGGGTCCAAACCTTGCCGCGCTTCTCGTCCTGACGGCCTTTTCGGTGCTGGATGTTCGCCCATTTGGAATGTCCGGCCATAGCTGCTCGCTCAAATCGTGTGTTGGCAAAGGGGCGGGATTCTACGAGGGCCCCCAATGCAAAAAGCCCCCGACGCGCTTTTGCGCTCCGGGGGCTCGGCTCAGGCAGGTCTTATTGCGAGACCGCCTTCAGCGCATTCACAAAGCCGCGACCGTAGTAAGGGTCGTGGCCCTTCTTGCCTTCGTCGTCGGTGGAGTTCATCAGCATGTTCTTCAGCGCGCCCACCGACGCGCCGGGGTACTTTTGCTTGATGAGGGCTGCCACCGCCGAAGCCGCAGGGGCTGCCATGGAGGTGCCGGCCATCCAGCTGTAGCTGCCTGTGCCCGGGCCGCCGCTGCCGCGCACGGTGGAGATCACCATGTCAAACGCCCAGCAGGGAATGACCACCGGGCTGCCATTGGCACGCGGCAGCATGCAGGGTGCATTGCCTTCGAGCGCAAAGTCGCCACCCGGTGCGGCCACACTGATCATGGACGAGCCGTAGTTGGTGTAGGAGCTGATGCGGCGGGTGTTGGTGGCGCCCATCGCAAAGCCCAGCGGACCGGTGGAGGAAACCGCCAAGCCGTTGCCACTCATGGCCGGGGTGGTGATCAGGTTGCCGCTGTGGTCCAGGTCATAGCCATCGTTGCCGGCGGCCGAGATCACCAGCACGCCCTGACGTGTGGCCGTATTGATGGCCTTGTTCATGGCGGCCACCAGTTCGGCGGCATCACGGTCGCCGCGATTGAAGTCCGCACCCAGACTCATATTGATGATGTCGGCCCGGCCTTCGCCCGCTGCGTAAAGGATGGCCGAGATGATGGCGCCGAAGCTGCCGCTGCCACTGTGCAGGGCCTTGACCGGCACGATGGTGGCCTCTGGCGCAATGCCCACCACACCCAGGCCGTTGGCAGGCGCGGCAATGATGCCGGCCACATGAGTGCCATGCCAGGCGGTGCCGGTATCGCAGTCCCACTTCACTTGGCAGCTGCCCGGTGCACCGGCCACGAAGGACCGGGCAGCCGCCGTGTCGACATTGGCTGCCAGGTCGGGGTGGCTGCCCCACACGGCGCCGTCGATCACGGCCACGCGCACGCCCTTGCCGGTATAGCCCAGGCCCCAGGCCTGCGGCGCCTTGACCGACTGCGGCGCCCATTGGATGTAGGGGTAGAAGGCATCGCTGATGACCGCTGGCACGCCGCTGGCGTCCACCGGCATGTCAAAGCTCTTCACATTCGGGGTGAACTGCGCCACGCGATCAGGGGCGCCACTTTGGATCGCGCCCGAGGCCAGCACCTGGCTCAGGAAATCAGCGCGCTCGGACTCCACCACCGCCACGCCGCTGGCGTGCGAGAAGCGTGCCTTGCCGCCGGCGGCCTGCACGGCGGCGTCTTGGGCGGCACCCCACTGGGCGGCCTGCAGCACATAGTCGGCGGCCATTGCGGGCAGAGCGGCGGCGGCGCATGCAGCTGCCACCAGGGAATGGATCAAATTCTTCTTCAGGGCCATGAGTACTCCGTGGGTTGAAGGCCGGGCGACGCCCGGGTTCACAAACTGTGACGAAATGCACGGATTCAAGGGAATGGGGGAACCCGCGCTTCTCGGGTTTCACCGGATCCTCACCCCCTCGGTCACGGGTCGGGTTCCCCCCAGCCGGCCGGGTTCTGAGCCCAAAGCGCCCCGGGCTTACCCTCGATCAGACCTGAGTTTCAGGGCGTGACCTCTGGAGGCGCAGGCGGCTGGCCCGATGCTGCGCGCCGATCCCAACTCATCCCCTTCCCTCCATGCTGAACATGCCATCTGCCTGGCGCCTCAAGGCCCTTAGCGCCGCCGCCCTGCTGGCCTGCGGCCTGGCCGCCCAGGCCCAGACCCCCGCCACGCCACCCGCCTCGGCCGTAGCCGGCGCCCGCCCGACCCCGCCTGCCGCCGCGCCCGATGCGGCCGAGCCCAAGGCCTATGACAAGGTCATCACCAAGGACGCCAGCACCCAGGCCGGCCTGTTCACCCTGCACGAGCAAAAGGGCAAGTTCTATTTCGAGATCCCCAAGGCCAAGCTGGACCAGAACCTCTTGATGGTGGCCACCGCCAAGAGCGTGCCGGCCAACACCGACCACGCCGGCCGCGCCCTCAACCGCGACGTGGTGCGCTTCGTGCTGCGCAACCACAAGGTCTATCTGGAAGAGATCTCCTTTGCCTATCAGGGCGACCCCAGCCGCGCCATCCACTCGGCGGTGGAGCGTTCGCAGCGAGCCACCGTGCTGGCCGTGGTCCCCGTGGAGGCCTATGGCAAGGACGGCGCGCCGGTGATCGAGGTCAGCAAGCTCTTCACCACCGAGGTGGGCGACTTCACGGCCCGCCCCCTGGTGCGCGCCGCCGGCCTGGACAGCGCGCGCAGCTATCTTGACAAGGGCCGCGCCTTCCCCACCAGCCTGCGCATGGACGCCGTGCACACCTACACCCTGGCGCCCCAACCCCTGCCGCCCGGCCTGCCCCTGCCCCCGGGCTTCCAGATGCCGCCCCAGCCGGTGCGCAGCGGCACCGTGGACATGGCCTACAGCATCGTGGAACTGCCCGCGCAACCCATGATGCCGCGCCAGCACGACGACCGCGTGGGCTTCTTCAGCACCGCCCATGTGGACTACGCCACCGACGACCACGAGAGCACGCGCAAGCGCTGGATCGCCCGCTGGCGCCTGGAGAAGAAGGACCCCGGCGCGGCGCTAAGCGAGCCCGTCAAGCCCGTGGTCTGGTACATCGACTCGGCCACTCCCGAGTTCCTGGTGCCCTACATCAAGAAGGGCGTCGAGGCCTGGAACGTCGCCTTCGAGGCCGCCGGGTTCAAGAACGCCATCCAGGCGCGCCCCTTCCCCACCAAGGCCGAGGACCCCGAGTTCGACCCCGATGACGTGCGCTACAGCCTGATCCGCTGGGTGCCCTCGCCCGTGCCCAATGCCTATGGTCCGCACTTGAGCGACCCGCGCAGCGGCGAGATCCTGAACGCCAACATCGTCATGTATCACAACATCCTGCAACTGCAGCGCGACTGGTACGTGACGCAGGCCGGTGCCGTGGACAAGCGCGCCCAGCAACTGCCCCTGCCCAATGACCTGATGGGCGACCTGGTGGCCTATGTGGTCACGCACGAGGTCGGCCACTCGCTGGGCCTGCCGCACAACATGAAGGCCAGCTCCACCTACCCGACCGAGAAGCTGCGCGACCCGGCCTGGCTCAAGACCATGGGCCATGTGCCCACCTTGATGGACTACAGCCGCTTCAACTACCTGGTGCAGCCCGAAGACAAGGTCGACACGGCCCTGCTCTTCCCCAAGGTCGGCCCCTACGACCTCTTCGCCGTGCGCTGGGGCTACAGCCCCATCGCTGGCGCCACCAGCCCCGAGGCCGAGCGCGCGACGCTCGACGCCTGGGCGCGCGAGCAAGACAGCAAGCCCTGGCTGCGCTTCACCACCCCCAAGGCCGAAGGCGATCTGGGCGAGAACACCGAGGCCGTGGGCGATGCCGACGCCGTGCTGGCTACCACCTGGGGCACCAAGAACCTGCAACGCATCGTCAAGGGCCTGCCCAAGATGGCCATGGCCCCGGGCCGCGACGACCGCGCGCTGCAGGAGCTCTACCGCGCCGTCTGGGGCCAGTGGGGCCGCGAACTGGGCCATGTGGCGGCCATCGTCGGCGGCTACGAGACCCAGAACAAACATGGCAGCCAGCCCGGGACCATTGCCACCCCCACCACACGAGCCAATCAAGCGCGCGCCGTGAAGTTCCTGGGCGAGCAGATCCTGGCCACCCCCACCTGGGCCCTGGAGCCCACGGTGACCGAGCGCCTGCCCGTGAGCGAGCCCGCCACCCTGCTGCTCAACACCCAGCGCCAGGTCTTGCGCAACCTCTTGGAGCGCAGCCGCACCGCGCGCCTGCAACTGCATGAAGCGCAACTCGGCGCCAAGGCCTACCGTGTCAGCGATTTGCTGGCCGACCTGCGCGGCGCCGTCTACAGCGAGCTGCAGGGCAGTGCCGCCCCCAGCCCGCACCGCCGCAATCTGCAGCTGACCTATCTGGGGGTGCTCAACGAGCGCCTGAACAACCACAACCCGGCCAACGCCGACGATGCACGCTCCGCCGTGCGCGCCGAACTGCGCACCCTGCAGGCCCTGTTCAGCGCCAAGGCCGCGCAAGCCGGCGATGCGGGTGCCAAGGCGCACTGGGGCGAACTGTCCCACAGCGCCCAGGCCAGCCTGGACCCCAAACTGGCCCAAGCCTTTGCGCCCGCCCTGCCGCTGGTGCGGCCGGGCTTTGCGGAAGAGAGCTGCTGGCCGGGGCGTGAGGCGTGGTTGTTGCAGGGGCTGAGCTCAGAGGAGGACCACAGCGGGCATCGGCACTGAGTCCTTGGTGGAGCACCGCGGGCCCAGCCCGCGGGCTCACCTGATCAGCTAACGGCGGGGTGCCCGCCCATCATCAGGACAACACCCACTCGAACCCAGTCGCTATCGACCCTGGTGACGAGTAGCAGCCATGGACTCAGTGCTTGGGCTACTTGCCAACCGCGACGCATCACTCAGGTTTTTCGCGAACTGCGTCATGCTGTGAAAGTCGCTGGTAATCTGGCTGAAGGTCATTCGATAGTCCACCCGGTGCTTGCGCGCAAAGTTGAAAGTGGTGGTGATCTTGCGCACTCCCGACAGCACCTCCTTGCTGACGTAGGCGCGGGTAATGGCGGGATCAGCGTTCCGAATCGCCAAGTTAGCCAGCAGGGAAGTCCACCCTGTCACCGGACTGGTGTCGAACGTAATCGCCTCGGTCGCATCGCAAGCCGACAACGAGTAGGCGGCGTGCTGAGCCAAGCCTCCACCCAGGGAATGGCCAACCAGTAAAAGTGGAATTTGGTCTTTGGGGTTCTTGGCGAGTTCGCACTGGGGCGTTCGCGCGATCTTCGGCAAGACCGGGCGGAATGCGTTGGCAACGGACTGGGCCACCCGTCGGGCTTGGCGATAGTCCTTGCCGCCAAGCTTCAAGCCCGAGAAGTTTGCCAACCAATCGTGGACCGCCTGCCAAGAGTCGTTTTCAGTCCCGCGATAGGCCAGCGCCAATTCACTGGGCTGCCCTCCATCGGTGACCTTGGCGTAGAGCTCGTAGTTCAGGCCAGCCTCAGCACGACAAAGCGACTTCTTGTCTAGCTTGACGCCCCAGCTCACGAGACGAGCCTGATCGACGCGCACCCATCGATCGGGCAATCCCTTCGGATCCTTCGCTGCGTCCTCAACATAGTCACATCCGTGCTTGAGGCGTGCATGCGCCGGATCAGGCGTGCCATTGAAGTCGCGTCGATAGGCCGCCTCTGCCAGCGCAGCTGGAACCACCAGCTTTCCGACGAGCCGACTCACTTCGCTGGCATCCAGGTCGCGCCGAGGCCATCCATCCTTGGTACGCCTGTGCTCCGTTACTGCGGGGTCCGTAGCAGGGTTGGCCTTCTCCTCGGCTCCCTCAGGAAAAACGTCCGCCCCAGGCTCTGATGTTTCCATCGCCGCGGCGGGTCCCGTGAGGGTTGCAAGCAGCACTGTGCTGATCAAGGGACCTGAGAGGCGACCCATAAAGGTTGGGCCACCTTGCCCGCATGACGTCATGCTCAGAAAGTTCATTCGCCTCTCACCAGTGGTTTTCGGAGGCGCGATGCTGCATGCGCCTGCCCACTGCAGCAACCTCAATTTGAAGGAGGCAGACGCAGCCCAATAGCCAGACTGACACGGATCCCCTCCGGGACGATTGCTCAGGGGGCACGGTTGAATCCCGGCCATTTAAGCCCCTTGCAAAACGCTAAACCTCTGCACGACTTTGCCAGCGTGATGTCGACGCATTCGGCACAGCAGCCTGTGAATGTCACAGATTCGGCACGCCTCTCTCATCGAATCAAAAAGGCACTGCCTTCGCCATTGCATACAAGCCAATGGCTTGACTCGGCCTTCTGGAAGCGGCTACTTGAGCACGATCGCCAACTCAGGGCACTAGACTCCCCGCGCCCGCACACCCCCACACACATCCACCATGGCCGACCCCATCCTCCTCGCCCGCCACGGCGCCACCGTTTGCGAACTGCTGCCCGCCCTGGCCAACCGCCACGGCTTGATCACTGGGGCGACCGGCACGGGCAAGACCATCACGCTGCAGCGCCTGGCCGAGGGCTTCAGCCAGATGGGCGTGCCGGTCTTCATGGCCGATGTGAAGGGTGACTTGACCGGCATCAGCCAGACGGGTGCGCCCAGCGAAAAATTGCTGGCGGTGCTGAAGGATCGCGGGCTGGAGGTCCCGGCGCCCCTGCGTTGCCCGACCACGCTCTGGGATGTGTTTGGCAAGAGCGGGCACCCGGTGCGGGCCACGGTCAGCGACATGGGGCCGCTGCTTTTGAGTCGCATGCTGGCGCTGAACGAGACCCAGGCCGGTGTGCTGCAGATGGTGTTCAAGATCGCCGACGACGCGGGGCTCCTGCTGCTGGACCTGAAGGACCTGCGCGCCATGCTCCAGCATGTGGGCGACAACGCGAGCAACTTCACCACCGAATACGGCAATGTGAGTGCAGCGTCGGTAGGCGCCATTCAGCGCGGCCTGCTGCAGATCGAGGCCCAGGGCGGCGACCAGTTCTTCGGCGAGCCCATGCTCAACATCGCCGACTTCATGCAGACAGAGGGCGGCGCCGGTGTGGTGAACATCCTCGCCGCCGACCAGCTGATGGCCGCCCCGCGCCTCTACGCCACCTTCCTGTTGTGGCTGCTGTCCGAGCTGTTCGAGACCCTGCCCGAGGTGGGCGATCTGGAGAAACCGAAGCTGGTGTTCTTCTTCGACGAGGCGCATCTGCTGTTCAAGGACGCGCCGGCGGCCCTGGTCGAGCGCATCGAGCTGGTGGTGCGCC
Above is a window of Inhella inkyongensis DNA encoding:
- a CDS encoding helicase HerA-like domain-containing protein, whose product is MADPILLARHGATVCELLPALANRHGLITGATGTGKTITLQRLAEGFSQMGVPVFMADVKGDLTGISQTGAPSEKLLAVLKDRGLEVPAPLRCPTTLWDVFGKSGHPVRATVSDMGPLLLSRMLALNETQAGVLQMVFKIADDAGLLLLDLKDLRAMLQHVGDNASNFTTEYGNVSAASVGAIQRGLLQIEAQGGDQFFGEPMLNIADFMQTEGGAGVVNILAADQLMAAPRLYATFLLWLLSELFETLPEVGDLEKPKLVFFFDEAHLLFKDAPAALVERIELVVRLVRSKGVGVYFVTQNPLDIPDTVLGQLGNRVQHALRAFTPRDQKAVKSAAETMRPKEGLDIEAAITELGVGEALVSLLDEKGRPSITERVFVLPPGSRIGPVTPAERQALVAGSLVAGVYEKQLDRESAYERLRGAAAQGNPSAAPAGMADEAGAVFKSGPAPSPAPAEAAGGGMLDGLKDVLFGSTGPRGGRREGLAETAAKSALRSIGSSVGREIVRGVLGSLLGGGKRRR
- a CDS encoding zinc-dependent metalloprotease, with the translated sequence MPSAWRLKALSAAALLACGLAAQAQTPATPPASAVAGARPTPPAAAPDAAEPKAYDKVITKDASTQAGLFTLHEQKGKFYFEIPKAKLDQNLLMVATAKSVPANTDHAGRALNRDVVRFVLRNHKVYLEEISFAYQGDPSRAIHSAVERSQRATVLAVVPVEAYGKDGAPVIEVSKLFTTEVGDFTARPLVRAAGLDSARSYLDKGRAFPTSLRMDAVHTYTLAPQPLPPGLPLPPGFQMPPQPVRSGTVDMAYSIVELPAQPMMPRQHDDRVGFFSTAHVDYATDDHESTRKRWIARWRLEKKDPGAALSEPVKPVVWYIDSATPEFLVPYIKKGVEAWNVAFEAAGFKNAIQARPFPTKAEDPEFDPDDVRYSLIRWVPSPVPNAYGPHLSDPRSGEILNANIVMYHNILQLQRDWYVTQAGAVDKRAQQLPLPNDLMGDLVAYVVTHEVGHSLGLPHNMKASSTYPTEKLRDPAWLKTMGHVPTLMDYSRFNYLVQPEDKVDTALLFPKVGPYDLFAVRWGYSPIAGATSPEAERATLDAWAREQDSKPWLRFTTPKAEGDLGENTEAVGDADAVLATTWGTKNLQRIVKGLPKMAMAPGRDDRALQELYRAVWGQWGRELGHVAAIVGGYETQNKHGSQPGTIATPTTRANQARAVKFLGEQILATPTWALEPTVTERLPVSEPATLLLNTQRQVLRNLLERSRTARLQLHEAQLGAKAYRVSDLLADLRGAVYSELQGSAAPSPHRRNLQLTYLGVLNERLNNHNPANADDARSAVRAELRTLQALFSAKAAQAGDAGAKAHWGELSHSAQASLDPKLAQAFAPALPLVRPGFAEESCWPGREAWLLQGLSSEEDHSGHRH